In Gordonia sp. SL306, the genomic window GGTTCTCGACTTCGAGTACATGCGCCAGATGGCCGCGGTGATCGCCGACCGGTACGGCGCCGATGCGTCGTTACGCGTCCTGCACCTCGGTGCCGCCGCGTGCGCCCTGCCGCGGTATCTCGCGGATCGTCAGCACGCCACGCGCCAGGTCGCCGTCGAGGTCGATGCCGAGCTGGCCAGGCTCGCCCGCGAGTGGTTCGACCTCCCGCGAGCGCCGCGGCTACGAATCCGCGTGGGTGACGGCCGCGAAGTCTTGGCCGGCCTCACCGAGCAGACACGCGATGTGATCATCCGGGATGCGTTCGCCGCCGCGCGCACACCACGGCACCTGACAACGCTGGAGTTCACCGAACAGGTCCGTCGAGTCCTCGCGCCCGGCGGGCTCTACCTCGCCAACTGCGGCGATGGCCGCGACCTCGCTCTGGCACGCGCCGAGGTCGCCACCGCCGCCTCCGTCTTCCGGCACGTCGCCCTCGTTGCGGATGCTGCGATGCTCAAGGGGCGCCGCACCGGAAACATCGTGTTGGTCGCCGCCGACAGCCCGATCGAGGACACCCCGGAACTCGTCCGCGCGCTGCTCAGCGATCCCCAACCGGCGAAGATCCTGACCGGCCGACGGGCCCGCGAGTTCGCCTCCGGCGCGGTCATCCGGGACGAGACCTGAGCGACGCCGCGGCCCCGCAACGTCATCGCATCGCGGAAGCGACCTGGTCGTTTGTCCCGGTCGTCATCCGGCCGGACGACAAGGGATTTCCTCCCGTGAAGTGCCACGTCCGGACAGCGGATGCGGATCGAACATGCGTTCGCAAACGTACGCCTCTCGGCGCGATAGGGTGGGGCCGTGGCGGAGAGGGTTTCGGCCGACGAGGTGATCGCCTATCGCCTGGCCGCGCACGGGCTGACCGAACGGCTGGATGACGACGGAACGCTCGAGGCCGCCGGACGCTGTGCCATCCAGAACAGCCCACCCGGATCGGCACTGTTGGCGCTGCACGCGCGAGTCCGGTCAGTTGCCGCAGATCGCGTGGACACGCTGGTCGCCGACGACAA contains:
- a CDS encoding spermidine synthase, with amino-acid sequence MARTRPEPVAGTHPIDTGVAELSRDPIAGGWLLTINGAQSSHIHPDPAVLDFEYMRQMAAVIADRYGADASLRVLHLGAAACALPRYLADRQHATRQVAVEVDAELARLAREWFDLPRAPRLRIRVGDGREVLAGLTEQTRDVIIRDAFAAARTPRHLTTLEFTEQVRRVLAPGGLYLANCGDGRDLALARAEVATAASVFRHVALVADAAMLKGRRTGNIVLVAADSPIEDTPELVRALLSDPQPAKILTGRRAREFASGAVIRDET